One genomic segment of Alkalimarinus alittae includes these proteins:
- a CDS encoding TolC family outer membrane protein has translation MKQTKQLLATAISTILASSSAFAVDLVTVYEQAVQYDSNIAASKAAYQAEQESAYQARAFLLPNVIASANTAHTDQEYKNNASIDDSFKSSEYGVSLTQPIFRANAWFNYQSSQYNSQRAEADFAKAQQDLILTTATAYFGVLRAKENLATAISAEAAFKRQWEQAKERFDVGLIAITEVHESRASYDSIKTSRIRSEGDLQIAKETLSRLTGAVYDDVNNLDEGFPIAQPTPSNADEWVNTAYQQNWSIKSAEYTLQSLDEQLKTEKSGHYPTLDLSASYTVNDFDGAVQPDAARDSASIALVFELPLYQGGGTSASIRRSRFLVEQSRQVLETTRRNVKLDTRSLYTAIKTDIDTVASQKQNIVSRESALEATRAGYSVGTRNIVEVLDAERNYFVALRDYANARFDYVIDSLSIKQAAGTLSPQDLIDLNKWLQVTTQKQP, from the coding sequence ATGAAACAGACAAAACAACTCCTTGCCACAGCCATTAGCACCATACTAGCGTCTTCTTCGGCCTTTGCCGTAGACCTCGTCACTGTTTATGAACAAGCGGTGCAATATGATTCAAATATAGCGGCATCAAAAGCGGCTTATCAAGCAGAGCAAGAAAGCGCTTACCAAGCGAGGGCATTCTTGCTTCCTAATGTAATTGCAAGTGCAAACACTGCTCATACAGACCAGGAATACAAAAATAACGCAAGTATTGATGATAGCTTTAAGTCTTCAGAGTATGGCGTATCGTTAACTCAGCCGATTTTCAGGGCAAATGCTTGGTTCAATTATCAGTCGAGCCAATATAATAGCCAACGCGCTGAAGCAGACTTTGCGAAAGCACAGCAAGATCTTATTCTTACGACAGCAACTGCTTATTTTGGCGTATTGAGAGCAAAAGAAAACCTAGCCACAGCCATCTCTGCAGAAGCTGCTTTTAAGCGCCAGTGGGAACAAGCAAAAGAACGCTTTGATGTTGGCTTGATCGCAATAACAGAGGTTCATGAATCCAGAGCCTCATACGACTCAATCAAGACATCTAGAATCAGAAGTGAAGGCGACTTACAAATTGCAAAGGAAACGCTATCTCGCCTAACGGGCGCGGTTTACGACGACGTTAACAACCTAGATGAAGGCTTCCCTATCGCCCAACCTACACCTAGCAATGCAGATGAGTGGGTTAACACAGCATACCAACAAAATTGGTCAATAAAGTCGGCTGAATATACCTTACAGTCTCTAGATGAACAGCTTAAAACGGAAAAGTCAGGGCATTACCCCACGCTTGACCTATCTGCTAGCTATACCGTTAATGATTTTGATGGCGCAGTTCAACCCGACGCTGCTAGGGATAGTGCAAGCATTGCACTGGTATTCGAGCTACCGCTGTATCAAGGCGGCGGCACATCAGCTAGCATTCGCCGGTCACGTTTTTTAGTTGAACAGTCTCGTCAGGTTCTTGAAACCACTCGACGTAATGTAAAACTAGACACCCGCAGCCTCTATACCGCCATTAAAACCGATATCGATACCGTTGCATCACAAAAGCAAAATATCGTATCTCGTGAAAGTGCTTTAGAAGCAACACGTGCAGGCTACAGTGTTGGTACACGAAATATTGTTGAAGTTCTGGATGCTGAAAGAAATTACTTTGTAGCATTACGAGATTACGCGAATGCGCGCTTTGACTACGTTATTGATAGCCTTTCAATCAAGCAGGCTGCAGGAACACTTAGCCCACAAGATTTGATTGACTTGAATAAGTGGTTACAGGTAACGACTCAGAAACAGCCTTAA
- a CDS encoding glycosyl transferase gives MLRLTNKKKQQALLNTQLLKQKSLYLALRYQDFSLNKETLGVCNTNEHEIIISLTTFGYRVNDVHLTIESLFQQSVKASRIILWLSTRDFPNKELDIPSILKKQAKRGLEIAFCEEDLGPYTKFFYTLKKHPESLIVTVDDDILYANDTIDLLYRAYLKDPKTIHCLRAHKMLLDKTGQLLPYKKWEKVTQEKSPALDIFPTGVGGVLYFPNCFDDEIFNKGEFLKLAPNSDDVWLKAMSLKKGTYCQKVLDERPWEPRNVIIEGSQKYSLKRKNKSREEGNDPKIKAVFDKYNLLERLYSQ, from the coding sequence ATGCTAAGACTAACAAACAAAAAGAAACAGCAAGCACTTCTAAACACACAATTACTTAAGCAAAAGTCTTTATATTTAGCTCTGAGGTATCAGGACTTTTCATTAAATAAAGAAACCCTAGGCGTTTGCAACACCAACGAGCATGAAATTATTATATCACTCACAACTTTCGGCTATCGGGTTAATGATGTACACCTAACAATCGAAAGTTTATTTCAGCAGTCAGTTAAAGCTAGTCGAATTATTCTCTGGCTATCTACTCGAGACTTTCCTAACAAAGAACTAGATATCCCCTCCATCCTTAAAAAACAAGCAAAAAGAGGGCTTGAGATTGCTTTTTGCGAGGAGGATCTGGGACCTTATACTAAGTTTTTCTACACACTAAAAAAACACCCTGAAAGCCTTATAGTTACTGTTGATGATGATATTTTATACGCAAACGATACCATCGATTTACTCTATAGAGCTTACCTTAAAGACCCAAAGACCATCCATTGTCTTCGAGCTCATAAAATGCTACTTGATAAAACAGGTCAATTGCTTCCTTATAAAAAATGGGAGAAAGTAACTCAAGAAAAATCACCCGCGCTAGACATATTTCCCACTGGCGTTGGGGGTGTATTATACTTCCCAAATTGCTTCGACGATGAGATTTTTAATAAAGGTGAATTTTTAAAGCTTGCCCCAAATTCAGACGATGTTTGGTTGAAAGCAATGTCACTCAAAAAAGGGACTTATTGCCAAAAAGTTTTGGACGAAAGACCTTGGGAGCCTAGGAATGTCATCATTGAAGGGTCACAAAAGTACTCATTAAAAAGAAAAAATAAATCTAGAGAAGAAGGTAATGACCCTAAAATAAAGGCCGTATTCGACAAGTATAATTTATTGGAGCGACTTTACTCTCAGTAA
- a CDS encoding PhoP regulatory network YrbL family protein — translation MTLLLKSTKPFAQGGNRLCFVHPNDLNRCIKVRRPDFTLEDLRRRKGFPKNMKPLSSFDDNAEEYRVMRGLYKRFGNLLHEHVSGCFGFEETDMGKGLVSDLIRDDNQRVSHTLKQYIWDNGYTGDCRRAVDRFCSYWESLCVPSRDLLLHNIVAQRNAEGSIVRLVVIDGLGSSSLFPAWMLPPIFFKKKAKRKTENLRQRIELLLTEREKGGGFPGYYGLLMHDGTSSGRAQK, via the coding sequence ATGACTCTTTTGCTGAAATCAACAAAGCCTTTTGCCCAGGGTGGAAATAGACTTTGTTTCGTTCACCCTAACGACCTAAATCGATGCATAAAGGTTCGGAGGCCTGATTTTACGCTGGAAGACCTTCGGCGTAGAAAAGGCTTCCCAAAAAATATGAAACCCCTTTCCAGTTTTGATGATAATGCTGAAGAGTATAGAGTCATGAGAGGGCTTTATAAGCGGTTTGGTAATCTCCTTCACGAGCACGTTAGTGGCTGTTTTGGTTTTGAAGAAACAGATATGGGTAAAGGGCTAGTTTCTGACTTGATTCGGGATGATAATCAGAGGGTTTCACATACATTGAAGCAGTATATTTGGGATAATGGGTACACCGGAGACTGTAGGCGTGCGGTGGATCGTTTTTGCAGTTACTGGGAGTCTTTGTGTGTACCATCTCGTGATTTGCTTCTCCATAATATTGTGGCTCAAAGAAATGCTGAAGGCTCAATTGTTCGCTTGGTTGTAATTGACGGGTTAGGAAGTTCGAGTTTATTTCCAGCTTGGATGTTACCCCCAATTTTTTTCAAAAAGAAAGCAAAGCGCAAAACTGAAAATTTAAGGCAGCGTATTGAATTGCTCTTAACCGAGCGTGAGAAGGGAGGGGGGTTTCCTGGCTATTATGGTTTGTTAATGCATGACGGCACTTCTTCGGGAAGGGCTCAGAAATAA
- a CDS encoding O-antigen ligase family protein: protein MNLVGFFRDSSLEPRFWSAYLLYSTLIFLVLSINQNYDDLSRAFYFIGVLPAILLLLLNEGNRRVVKQDITFWLIVLLLTSLYLTVYWGREELSGDVIRRYSRWFFITLVFATAMYFYGFHKLNELKVHYYILQLSAAIAAVSAIAIYFAEARYPQRLVGMGLLDHPILGSGVLIMVWVMSLLGANLDNKKDIISTVLSLTAVSFFVFLSQSRGPIIATIILWLGIIWLIKTMKARVLVGFFSTFVALGLYLFLDLGSVIQSMIERGSSYRFDIWSATLSNMNEYFWFGIGVATDFSHTQTGMAVAASVGNIVIDHPHNLFLSMWVYGGIIPVLLLSLVFCYIFFRALQLRGKKRDSVLIIFFTVLALSITDTYKLISSPQEIWLIFWLPIGVLCGYLNAQKRVLV, encoded by the coding sequence ATGAATTTAGTTGGTTTTTTTCGGGATTCGTCGCTTGAACCTCGCTTCTGGTCTGCATATCTCTTGTATTCCACGTTGATTTTTTTGGTTCTTTCTATAAATCAAAACTATGATGACTTATCTCGGGCGTTTTATTTTATTGGGGTTTTACCAGCCATTTTATTACTGCTCTTAAATGAAGGGAATAGGAGAGTAGTTAAACAAGATATTACTTTCTGGCTAATAGTTTTGCTCCTAACAAGCTTGTATTTGACGGTGTACTGGGGGAGGGAAGAGTTATCTGGGGATGTCATTAGGCGTTATAGTCGGTGGTTTTTTATTACCTTGGTATTTGCTACGGCCATGTATTTTTATGGTTTTCATAAGTTAAATGAATTAAAAGTTCATTATTATATATTACAGTTATCGGCTGCAATTGCTGCGGTTTCTGCAATTGCTATTTATTTTGCTGAGGCACGATATCCACAACGGTTAGTAGGGATGGGGCTACTGGATCACCCGATCCTCGGAAGTGGGGTCTTGATTATGGTTTGGGTCATGTCATTGCTAGGCGCTAACTTGGATAATAAAAAAGATATTATCTCTACTGTTCTAAGCCTAACGGCGGTGTCTTTTTTTGTGTTTCTAAGCCAGAGTCGAGGACCTATAATTGCAACAATTATATTATGGCTAGGCATAATTTGGCTCATCAAAACAATGAAGGCTAGAGTTTTAGTTGGTTTTTTTTCTACTTTTGTCGCTTTGGGCTTATATTTATTTCTTGATTTAGGGTCCGTTATTCAAAGTATGATTGAGAGGGGTAGCTCATACCGATTTGATATATGGTCCGCTACTTTATCCAATATGAATGAGTATTTTTGGTTTGGCATTGGGGTTGCTACGGATTTTTCTCATACTCAGACTGGTATGGCTGTGGCCGCATCTGTGGGTAATATAGTTATAGATCACCCTCATAATTTATTTCTCTCGATGTGGGTTTATGGCGGTATTATACCAGTGCTTTTGTTGAGCTTAGTCTTTTGTTATATTTTTTTTAGAGCACTTCAATTAAGGGGGAAGAAGCGAGACTCGGTGCTAATAATCTTTTTTACTGTATTGGCCCTTTCGATAACTGATACCTATAAACTGATCTCTAGCCCTCAGGAGATATGGTTGATTTTTTGGCTTCCTATTGGGGTATTGTGCGGGTATCTTAATGCTCAGAAACGAGTACTTGTTTAG
- the waaA gene encoding lipid IV(A) 3-deoxy-D-manno-octulosonic acid transferase, producing MGRNFYSVLFYLITPFILLRLLYRAWKAPAYAARWLERFALFPQQSLNKPIWVHAVSVGETIAAAPLIKSLQQRYPERDIVVTTMTPTGSERVQALFGDSVFHVYAPYDLPSSVKRFLRKIKPEMLIIMETELWPNIVHCTARSGAPVILANARLSERSARGYQRVRFIAQPMLRGLSRIVAQNAADADRFKLAGAEEGRVVVSGSIKFDFSIDSSITTKSHDLKLQWGKNRPVWIAASTHQGEDQPALDAHKKLLKQWPDALLIIVPRHPERFKSVYQLCTRAGYKTAKRSSKDMLDETVQVLLADTMGELMLFYAAADVAFVGGSLIESGGHNPLEPAALKMPVIMGPHIFNFEGICHELSAAGGLKFVGSAELLADRVGEFFEDEPYRQEVGLAANVVVEANRGALDRLLSEIDACMLPKT from the coding sequence GTGGGGCGAAATTTTTACAGCGTACTCTTTTATTTAATAACTCCATTTATTTTGCTCAGACTTTTGTATCGAGCCTGGAAGGCACCAGCTTATGCTGCACGCTGGCTAGAGCGCTTTGCACTTTTCCCTCAACAATCCCTCAACAAGCCTATTTGGGTACACGCTGTATCAGTGGGGGAAACGATCGCCGCTGCACCTTTGATAAAGTCTCTACAGCAACGCTATCCAGAGCGCGATATTGTTGTCACGACTATGACGCCAACGGGCTCTGAACGCGTGCAGGCGCTTTTTGGCGACTCAGTCTTTCATGTTTATGCGCCTTATGATTTGCCTAGTTCAGTTAAACGTTTTCTCAGAAAGATAAAGCCTGAGATGTTAATCATTATGGAGACTGAACTTTGGCCCAATATTGTGCATTGCACCGCGCGTTCGGGCGCGCCGGTCATTCTCGCCAATGCGAGACTATCTGAACGTTCTGCGCGAGGTTATCAGCGAGTTCGTTTTATTGCACAGCCGATGTTACGAGGGCTAAGTCGTATTGTGGCTCAAAATGCAGCCGATGCTGACCGTTTTAAATTAGCGGGTGCTGAAGAGGGGCGTGTTGTTGTTTCTGGGAGTATCAAGTTTGATTTTTCTATTGATTCAAGTATCACGACTAAAAGTCATGATCTAAAGCTGCAGTGGGGGAAGAATCGACCTGTTTGGATTGCTGCGAGCACGCATCAAGGCGAAGACCAACCTGCATTAGATGCTCACAAGAAACTGCTAAAGCAGTGGCCTGATGCCTTGTTGATTATTGTACCTCGGCACCCAGAGCGCTTTAAAAGTGTTTATCAACTTTGCACCCGTGCGGGTTATAAAACCGCAAAGCGAAGTTCAAAGGATATGCTAGATGAAACGGTGCAAGTCTTGCTGGCTGATACTATGGGTGAGTTGATGCTGTTTTATGCTGCGGCCGATGTGGCGTTTGTTGGGGGTAGTTTAATTGAAAGTGGTGGGCATAACCCCTTGGAGCCGGCTGCGTTAAAAATGCCTGTTATTATGGGGCCTCACATTTTCAACTTTGAAGGAATTTGTCACGAATTATCAGCGGCGGGAGGGCTTAAGTTTGTTGGGTCTGCAGAGCTATTAGCTGATCGGGTCGGTGAGTTTTTTGAAGATGAGCCATATAGGCAAGAAGTTGGATTGGCGGCTAATGTGGTGGTTGAAGCCAACCGAGGTGCGCTTGATCGGTTGTTGAGTGAAATTGACGCCTGTATGTTGCCAAAAACGTAA
- the thiC gene encoding phosphomethylpyrimidine synthase ThiC: MTASPTNFLSDSAKVDQASVAPLPNSKKIYIEGSRPDIQVPMREISLADTPTDLGGEKNEPVTVYDTSGPYTDPAAQIDIRKGLKPIRSAWIEERNDTETLTGFTSEFTNRRMKDLTLDHMRFNLFSAPRKAKAGKNVTQLHYARQGIITPEMEFIAIRENMRLDEARERGELDQQHPGQSFGAAIPQQITPEFVRDEVARGRAIIPCNINHPELEPMIIGRNFLVKINGNIGNSAVTSSIEEEVEKLTWGVRWGSDTIMDLSTGKNIHETREWIVRNSPVPIGTVPIYQALEKVGGVAEDLTWEIFRDTLIEQAEQGVDYFTIHAGVLLRYVPMTAKRVTGIVSRGGSIMAKWCLAHHKENFLYTHFEDICEIMKAYDVSFSLGDGLRPGSIADANDEAQFGELETLGELTQIAWKHDVQTIIEGPGHIPMHMIKENMDKQLVECGEAPFYTLGPLTTDIAPGYDHITSGIGAAMIGWYGCAMLCYVTPKEHLGLPNKDDVKTGIITYKIAAHAADLAKGHPGAQIRDNAMSKARFEFRWEDQFNLGLDPDTARSYHDETLPKDSAKVAHFCSMCGPKFCSMKISQEVRDYAADKALSDIDSALETGMSEMSEEFRKQGSEIYSKV, encoded by the coding sequence ATGACTGCTAGTCCAACAAACTTTTTGAGCGACTCAGCTAAAGTTGACCAAGCATCTGTGGCACCGCTACCAAATTCTAAGAAAATTTATATCGAAGGCAGTCGGCCTGACATTCAAGTACCGATGAGAGAGATTAGTCTGGCAGACACACCTACCGATTTGGGTGGAGAGAAAAATGAGCCTGTCACTGTTTATGATACCTCTGGCCCCTATACTGACCCTGCTGCACAAATAGATATCAGAAAAGGGCTTAAGCCTATTCGGTCTGCTTGGATAGAAGAGCGCAACGATACAGAAACCTTAACAGGGTTTACGTCAGAATTTACCAATCGGCGCATGAAAGACCTAACCCTTGATCACATGCGGTTTAACCTATTTAGTGCGCCTAGAAAAGCTAAAGCAGGTAAAAACGTCACGCAATTGCACTATGCGCGACAAGGTATTATTACCCCAGAAATGGAGTTTATCGCTATTCGTGAAAATATGCGCTTAGATGAAGCACGTGAACGAGGCGAGTTAGATCAGCAGCACCCTGGTCAGTCTTTTGGTGCGGCTATTCCACAACAAATTACCCCTGAGTTTGTTCGAGATGAAGTGGCGCGAGGACGTGCAATTATCCCTTGTAATATTAACCACCCAGAACTAGAACCGATGATTATTGGCCGTAACTTCTTAGTGAAAATTAATGGCAATATCGGTAACTCAGCGGTTACGTCGTCAATCGAAGAAGAAGTGGAAAAACTCACATGGGGTGTTCGCTGGGGGTCCGATACGATTATGGATCTTTCAACCGGTAAAAATATTCATGAAACCCGCGAATGGATTGTGCGCAACTCGCCGGTACCTATTGGTACTGTGCCAATTTATCAAGCGCTTGAAAAAGTCGGTGGAGTAGCCGAAGACTTAACCTGGGAGATATTCCGAGATACCTTGATAGAGCAGGCAGAGCAGGGCGTGGATTACTTTACGATTCACGCGGGGGTACTGCTTAGGTATGTTCCGATGACGGCTAAGCGGGTGACGGGCATTGTTTCTCGTGGTGGCTCGATCATGGCTAAATGGTGCTTAGCACATCATAAAGAAAACTTCCTATACACACATTTTGAAGATATCTGTGAAATCATGAAGGCCTATGATGTGTCGTTCTCATTGGGTGATGGCTTGCGCCCAGGCAGTATTGCCGATGCGAATGATGAAGCGCAGTTTGGCGAATTAGAGACATTGGGCGAACTGACCCAGATCGCTTGGAAACATGATGTGCAAACCATCATTGAAGGTCCTGGGCATATCCCCATGCACATGATCAAAGAAAACATGGACAAGCAATTGGTTGAGTGCGGTGAAGCACCTTTCTACACCTTAGGCCCATTAACGACGGATATTGCCCCAGGCTATGACCACATAACTTCGGGTATTGGTGCTGCAATGATCGGTTGGTATGGCTGTGCAATGCTATGTTATGTGACACCTAAAGAGCACTTGGGGCTGCCTAATAAAGACGACGTTAAGACGGGCATTATCACCTATAAGATTGCAGCGCATGCCGCAGACCTTGCGAAAGGGCACCCGGGCGCTCAAATCAGAGATAATGCTATGTCGAAGGCTCGATTTGAGTTCCGCTGGGAAGATCAGTTCAACCTAGGCTTAGACCCTGATACGGCTCGGTCTTACCATGACGAAACATTGCCTAAAGACTCAGCTAAAGTTGCACACTTTTGCTCCATGTGCGGACCTAAATTTTGCTCGATGAAAATCAGCCAAGAGGTTCGTGATTACGCCGCGGATAAAGCGTTATCAGATATTGATAGCGCACTAGAAACGGGCATGAGTGAAATGTCTGAAGAGTTTCGTAAGCAGGGCAGTGAAATTTACAGTAAGGTATAG
- a CDS encoding glycosyltransferase translates to MNDQTIRIAQVLAGAERGGAENFFVRLVKGLNRRPECQQKAFIRDHAHRVEDLRGAGVTTQGFSFGGRLDYFGRAKYHRSLKDYNPDIVLTWMNRASGSTPAGKYILINRLGHYYNLKYYRHADYWIGISKGICKHLIDGGMPKEKVFHIPNFADEKPVKPLPRDSYNTPLDKPLILAAGRLHVNKGFDILLKSLVNIPDATLWLAGSGPEEDSLKALCSKLGLNSRVKFLGWRDDVTALMRTADVFVCPSRHEGLGSIVMESWAHRCPIIATRSQGPGEVIEDGYSGLLTDIDDVNQLTQAITSLLSDDTLKQQLIENASKVYAEGYSEDYIVSEYIRLFSLIKANKNFK, encoded by the coding sequence ATGAATGATCAAACTATTCGAATTGCGCAAGTTTTGGCTGGTGCAGAAAGGGGGGGGGCAGAGAATTTCTTTGTTCGTTTGGTTAAGGGGCTTAACCGTAGACCAGAATGTCAGCAAAAAGCTTTTATTCGCGATCATGCTCATCGGGTTGAGGATTTAAGAGGTGCAGGCGTAACTACTCAAGGGTTCAGTTTTGGCGGGAGGTTGGACTATTTTGGGCGTGCGAAGTATCACCGCAGTCTTAAGGACTATAATCCTGATATAGTTTTAACTTGGATGAACCGGGCTAGCGGAAGCACTCCAGCTGGAAAATACATCTTAATCAATCGCCTTGGCCATTATTATAATCTCAAATATTATCGCCATGCTGATTATTGGATTGGTATAAGTAAAGGTATTTGTAAGCATTTGATAGACGGTGGTATGCCTAAGGAAAAAGTGTTTCATATCCCCAACTTTGCAGATGAAAAGCCTGTTAAACCCCTTCCTCGCGATAGCTATAATACGCCACTTGATAAACCGTTGATATTAGCCGCGGGCAGGCTTCATGTGAATAAAGGCTTTGATATATTATTGAAGTCATTGGTAAATATCCCTGATGCAACTTTATGGTTAGCAGGTTCGGGGCCTGAAGAGGATTCCCTAAAGGCGTTATGCTCAAAGTTGGGACTTAACTCGCGAGTAAAATTTTTAGGTTGGCGGGATGACGTGACTGCGCTAATGAGAACTGCAGATGTGTTCGTTTGTCCTTCCAGGCACGAAGGTTTAGGCTCTATTGTTATGGAGTCTTGGGCACATCGCTGCCCTATTATTGCCACTCGATCTCAGGGGCCTGGGGAGGTTATAGAGGATGGTTATAGTGGTTTACTGACCGATATCGATGATGTTAATCAGTTAACTCAAGCGATAACCTCGCTATTAAGCGATGACACGTTAAAGCAGCAGTTGATTGAAAATGCGTCTAAAGTCTACGCTGAGGGTTATAGTGAGGATTATATTGTTAGTGAATATATTAGGCTTTTTAGTTTGATAAAGGCTAATAAAAATTTTAAATAA